Within the Butyrivibrio sp. AE3004 genome, the region GTCTTCACTCCGTTACGGTCCGCGCTAAGCCAACGTCCCCCGGACGTTGAACGCCCCCAAGGGGGGAAGGCTTTTTAGTATTCCACTTGGAATAAGTTTTTTAGCCTTCTCCTTGGAATAAGTATTTTTGCCTTCTCCTTGGAATAAGTATTTTTGCCTTCTCCTTGGAATAAGTATTTTTTTAGCCTTCCCCCCTCTGGGGGGAAGGTGTCAGCGAAGCTGACGGATGAGGGGGGTGCTTTTACCCTAAATACTTCTCGTCAAGGTCAAATACTACTGTCTTAAATCCACCGTCACGGTCGATGATTGCTGCATGAATATCGAGAGGCAGCTGCTTTGAAAGCTCCTCACGGTTCTTTCTGCTGATTCCGCGAACTACTGCGTTAAGTCTTGTTCCTTCCTCAATCTCTACCTCGCCATATGCGAATTTGCCCATTTTCTTGTACTCGGGCTTAGAGGAAAGTGCTGCGGGAAGAACAATTGAATGAAGCTTTGCTTTTCCGCTTATCTCAACCCACTCAGTTTCATAGTTTCCGCATTCGTTGCATGCGTATACCGGAGGGAACTCAACGTGTCCACACTTAGGGCACTTACGTCCCATTATTTTCCCTTCTTCTAAGGATGTATAAAATTTTTCAACGATTTTTTCCAATTTGATTGCCATGGTCAGTCCTCCTTAATCCATTGTTCGAATGATGATAGCAGCTACGTTCTGAGCGCCGCCATATCCACGAAGCATTGTTGTTTTAGGCAGTTTCTTAACCTGGCGATCACCACACTCATTCCACATCTGCTTGCAGGCTTCATACATATCTGCAAGACCTGAAGCTGCATGCGCATGTCCGAAGGAGGTTCTTCCACCGTTTGAGTTGATCGGCTTATCACCGTCCCATGCTGTACGTCCGTCACAGATGTACTTCCAGCCTTCACCATAAGGAAGGTAACCTGCTATCTCAGCTGATACAAGGTGTGATGTAATGATGAAATCATTTGCAAAGAAAAGATCAAGATCATCACCTGAAAGGCCTGTTGACTCATATACCTGTTTTACAGCTTCCTCTGTTGCACGTACCTCGAAGTGAGGTGTTGTTGCTTCACATGCTGCGCTTCCGATTCCGAGAACCTCGATGGGCTTATGCTTTAAGTTCTTTGCAATCTCGGGAATCTTTTCTGTAGCACATACGATACATGCTGCAGCACCGTCACACTTAAGTTCAAGTCCGCCTGCGCGAAGGAAATCACCCATCTTCGGGTTGTAAGGTGAGTTCATATACTCATCAAGTGTCATTCCTGCTTTTTCTGCAAGCTCCTCGTAGGTTGTTCTCTCAATTGCAAGAGGATTTACGGAAGCATTTCTTCTGTTGTTGATGCACATAGCATTAAGGGTATTGTTCATATCCTCTGCAGAAATTCCTCTGGTGCGAACATACCATTCAGCTGCATCATCATAGATGAGCTCCTGACCTGCCATAAGGCTTCTGGTATATGTTCTGTCATAGAGCCATGAGGTTGTCTTAAGGAACTTCTCCATGGTCATCTTGTCACGCTTGTAAGGGTGCTTGGGTGTCTCAACATTGTCTGCAGGAGACGGTGTGCTGTCACCGAACTCTACGGCACCTGTAAGAACACAATCATATTTTCCTGAAGCAACCGCATTTACAGCCTGCTCAATTGCAAGGTAACCTGTGCAGCATGCCTCTGAATGATGAATTGAACCCTTGCCCTTCATACCAAACCAGTTGGCAATCTGAACATTGGGTGTAAGATAGTTTGATCCGTTAAGCGGGCTTGCACAGCCGTGGAAATAAAAGTCAACATCCTGAGGATTAACTCCTGCATCTTCCATAGCCTTGAGTGCTGCGTATCCGAATAACTCGCCTTCTGTGAGGCCGTTTGTTTCTTCATTATCTACTGTGTACATAAACGGTGTGCAGCCGACACCGATAATTGATACACTTCTTGAGTATTTTCCGAATTTTTTCATGTTATTTCCCTCTTTTTTCTATGCTTTCTTTCAGCCTGTGGGCTTCCCCTTATCCGGTGGTTTTCCCTCATCCGGCGCTGCGCACCACCTGTCTTCACTCCGTTACGGTCCGCGCTAAGCCAACGTCCCCCGGACGTTGAGCACCCCCAAAGAGGGGGAAGGCTTTTGGGGTTTGTTCCCTGTGTCGGTGAGGACCCTCATCCGGCGCTACGCGCCACCTTCCCCCTAAAAAGGGGAAGGCTTTTAGAATCTCCCTTTGGGGGAGGCTTTTAGAATTTCCATTAGGAAGGCTTAAAGCATATTTTATTTTTTCTTACATGGAATGGGTTTCGTGGGACATTTGGGTTTCTGGGCACCTGCCATAACAATTGCATCCTCGTCACAGGCAGTCATGCATTTTCCGCAGAGTGAGCATTCATCCATTACGATTACATGCACAAATTTGCTCTTACCAAGGATTGCATCATCCTCACATACATCCATACATTCGCCGCAGCCAACGCATTTACTTGCAAGAATGTGATAGGTCATGAACTTCTTACATACTCCTGCGCGGCAGCCCTTCTTGGAGATATGTTCTTCAAAAATGTCACCGTACTTTGTGATAGCCTCCTTAACAGCATCAGCGATATCTTCGCCATCCTCACAAAGTGACTGGGTCTTCATCATCTCCGAAAGGTCCTTCATAAGAGCCATGTCACCCTGACGTCCCTTTTTCTCTGTAATATCCTT harbors:
- a CDS encoding thiolase family protein codes for the protein MKKFGKYSRSVSIIGVGCTPFMYTVDNEETNGLTEGELFGYAALKAMEDAGVNPQDVDFYFHGCASPLNGSNYLTPNVQIANWFGMKGKGSIHHSEACCTGYLAIEQAVNAVASGKYDCVLTGAVEFGDSTPSPADNVETPKHPYKRDKMTMEKFLKTTSWLYDRTYTRSLMAGQELIYDDAAEWYVRTRGISAEDMNNTLNAMCINNRRNASVNPLAIERTTYEELAEKAGMTLDEYMNSPYNPKMGDFLRAGGLELKCDGAAACIVCATEKIPEIAKNLKHKPIEVLGIGSAACEATTPHFEVRATEEAVKQVYESTGLSGDDLDLFFANDFIITSHLVSAEIAGYLPYGEGWKYICDGRTAWDGDKPINSNGGRTSFGHAHAASGLADMYEACKQMWNECGDRQVKKLPKTTMLRGYGGAQNVAAIIIRTMD
- a CDS encoding NADH-ubiquinone oxidoreductase-F iron-sulfur binding region domain-containing protein: MSSTDKIRELKEDQCVVDVLLKEVQRHPCKDCGKCVFGYEGITQLEMILKDITEKKGRQGDMALMKDLSEMMKTQSLCEDGEDIADAVKEAITKYGDIFEEHISKKGCRAGVCKKFMTYHILASKCVGCGECMDVCEDDAILGKSKFVHVIVMDECSLCGKCMTACDEDAIVMAGAQKPKCPTKPIPCKKK
- a CDS encoding Zn-ribbon domain-containing OB-fold protein is translated as MAIKLEKIVEKFYTSLEEGKIMGRKCPKCGHVEFPPVYACNECGNYETEWVEISGKAKLHSIVLPAALSSKPEYKKMGKFAYGEVEIEEGTRLNAVVRGISRKNREELSKQLPLDIHAAIIDRDGGFKTVVFDLDEKYLG